The Brassica napus cultivar Da-Ae chromosome C7, Da-Ae, whole genome shotgun sequence genome has a segment encoding these proteins:
- the LOC106392742 gene encoding uncharacterized protein LOC106392742, whose protein sequence is AYRRMPFGLCNAPATFQRCMMSIFTDLIEDIMEVFMDDFSVYGSSFSDCLANLCKVLERCEEKNLVLNWEKCHFMVKDGIVLGFYRRFIKDFSMIARPLTRLLCKEAKFVFDADCLAAFQILKKSLVSAPIVQPPDWDLPFEIMCDASDYAIGAVLGQRKDKKLHVIYYASRTLDDAQIKYATTEKELLAVVYAFEKFRSYLVGSKVIVHTDHAALKYLMTKKDAKPRLLRWILLLQEFDIEIRDKRGAENGVADHLSRMRVEAETPLDDTLPEENVYVITLLEDEYLDQADCCVMRQIQDDLPWFADFANYLCAGIEPPNLKGYERKKVWGIDFMGPFPSSYGNEYILVAVDYVSKWVEAVASKTNDSSVVKKMFKTVIFPRFGIPRVVISDGGSHFINKTFDKLLKKHGVKHKVATPYHPQTSGQVEISNREIKGILEKAVGKTRKDWAVKLDDALWAYRTAYKTPLGTTPFNLVYGKSCHLPVELEYSGFWATKLMNFDIKTAAERRMVQLNELDEIRLNAYENTKIYKERTKAWHDRKIIPRDFAAGDKVLLFNSRLKLFPGKLKSRWSGPFTITEVRPYGAVVLEDNGRKFTVNGQRLKPYFTDAKPEEGTNIPLTEPDLA, encoded by the exons gcctacaggagaatgcctttcggattgtgcaatgctcctgccactttccagagatgcatgatgtcgatctttactgatcttattgaggacattatggaggtttttatggacgatttctcagtctacggttcttcatttagcgactgccttgctaatctgtgcaaggtgctggaaagatgtgaggagaagaacttggtgttaaattgggagaagtgtcatttcatggtgaaagatggcattgttttg ggtttctacaggaggtttatcaaagacttctctatgatagcgaggccactcacccgtctgctgtgcaaagaagcgaagtttgtttttgatgctgactgcctcgctgcgtttcagattctcaagaagtctctagtcagtgctcccattgtgcagccaccagattgggacttgccatttgaaataatgtgtgacgcaagtgattacgcgattggagctgttttggggcagagaaaagacaagaaactccatgtgatctattatgccagccgaacgcttgatgatgctcaaatcaagtatgctaccactgagaaggagttgctggcagtagtttatgctttcgagaagttcaggtcctatttggtgggctcgaaagtaattgtgcacacagatcatgcagccttgaagtacctgatgacgaaaaaagatgctaaaccgagactcttaaggtggatcttactcctacaggagtttgatattgagatcagagacaagagaggagcagaaaatggagtggcagatcatctttcccgaatgagagtggaagctgaaacaccactggatgatacattacccgaggagaatgtctatgtgatcaccttgctggaggatgagtatttggatcaggctgattgctgtgtcatgagacaaattcaggatgatctcccatggtttgcagactttgcaaactacctatgtgctggaattgaaccaccgaacctgaaggggtatgagaggaaaaag gtatggggaattgattttatgggccctttcccatcttcttatggaaatgagtacatcttggttgcggttgattatgtctccaagtgggtggaagcagtagccagcaagacaaatgactctagtgttgtcaagaaaatgttcaagacagtcatttttccaagattcgggatcccgagagtggttattagtgatggaggctctcacttcatcaacaagacgttcgataaactgctgaagaaacatggagtaaagcataaggtagctacaccttatcatcctcagacaagtgggcaggttgaaatatcgaaccgagaaatcaaggggattttggagaaggctgtaggcaaaacaaggaaagactgggctgtgaagcttgatgacgccttatgggcgtatagaaccgcctacaagactcccttgggcaccactccttttaatctggtctatggaaagtcttgtcacctacctgtggaattggagtacagtggtttttgggcaacgaagttgatgaacttcgacattaaaaccgcagcagaaaggaggatggttcagttgaacgagctggacgagattcggttgaacgcctatgagaacaccaaaatctacaaggaaagaactaaggcatggcatgacagaaagataatcccgagagacttcgctgctggagacaaagtccttctgttcaactctagactcaagctatttcctggaaagcttaagtctcgttggtccggacCTTTCACCATCACAGAGGTTAGACCTTATGGAGCTGTTGTCTTGGAAGACAATGGGAGGAAATTCACCGTCAATGGGCAGAGGCTAAAACCTTACTTCACAGATGCAAAACCCGAAGAAGGAACCAACATTCCTTTAACGGAACCCGATCTCgcctaa